One window of the Anomalospiza imberbis isolate Cuckoo-Finch-1a 21T00152 chromosome 12, ASM3175350v1, whole genome shotgun sequence genome contains the following:
- the CIAO2B gene encoding cytosolic iron-sulfur assembly component 2B encodes MVGPGPGAAPLENANPLIYRRSGERPVTAREEDDELPDAIDDREIFDLIRSINDPEHPLTLEELNVVEQVRVKVSDAESTVSVEFTPTIPHCSMATLIGLSIKVKLLRSLPERFKLDVHITPGTHVSEHAVNKQLADKERVAAALENSHLLEVVNQCLSARS; translated from the exons atggtgggcccgggcccgggcgcGGCTCCGCTGGAGAACGCGAACCCCCTCATCTACCGCCGCTCCGGGGAGCGCCCCGTGACCGCCCGCGAGGAGGACGACGAGCTGCCCGACGCCATCGACGACCGGGAGATCTTCGAT CTCATCCGCTCCATCAATGACCCCGAGCACCCGCTCACCCTGGAGGAGCTGAACGTCGTCGAGCAAGTGCGAGTGAAA GTGAGCGATGCCGAGAGCACGGTGTCGGTGGAGTTCACCCCCACCATCCCGCACTGCAGCATGGCCACCCTCATCGGCCTCTCCATCAAGGTCAAGCTGCTCCGCTCTCTGCCCGAGAGATTCAAG CTGGATGTTCATATAACACCAGGAACACATGTCTCTGAGCACGCAG TTAATAAACAGCTCGCTGATAAGGAACGTGTGGCAGCTGCTTTGGAAAACTCTCACCTGCTGGAAGTGGTCAATCAGTGTTTGTCTGCTCGGTCGTAA